CGCTATCGATGATTGTCAATGTGTTGCTGGCTTTGTCAGGAATAATGTGGATGAAGAGCTCTGGTTGTGCATCCAGCTTGCTCTTGTCGGTCAAGCTCTCGAAACGAATTTTGTCCAGAGCCTAAATAATTCCCAAGGTCACAAGCACAAACGGAATTATTAGTAAACAGATCCATAAAACCCAACACATGATTCTCTTTGTACAGTATAAGGAAAAAATACATTATAGCACTAAAATTGAACATAAAGGAGAATAGGATGACAGCGCACAGTTATTCCTCATTATACAACTTGGTCAAACCACAACTTGTGAAGTAACCCGATATGCTTGATCGACATAACTCTAGGACAACAATATAATTCCTCAAGCAAATCCCCACAATACAAGAAGGTAACAGGTAGTTTGGTAAATCAAAATTCCATCCATATGACACCGTTGGCATTCACATCCATCCATGTGATAGGAACGAGCATAGCAAGCCTTCTGATCTAAATCACATCAAAAACTGTGGACAATGGGGGAAGGGGGTTGAGTCATGCTAAAGTCATCCGCTGTTTGTTTCGTAAACATATCATCTGTTGCTTAACGTAGCCAAGCATAAACTCGAGATCACCTGAAGTATTACTATATGTTGAAATTTCCTAGTCCCTTAGAAAGAATTCATTAGCTCTTTTTCTCccaatttatagccaaaacaaataaattgttGTGATTTTCAATAAACATGATCTGTTTAGTAATAACCAAATGAGATCCACAACgtaaaatcaaaattcaatctaTGTGTCACCGTTGGCATTCACATATATCCGTATGATAGGAAAATGCATAACAAAAATGGACATGAGCCTTCTGATCTAAATCACAACAAAAACTGAGAACAAAGGGGGGCAAAAAGTCATGCTAAAGTCATCAGCTGTTTGTTTCTTAAATAGCCAGACAAAAACACAACGACAATATCACCTATTGCTTATTTTAGCACAAACTCATTACCTCCAGAAGTACTATTATATGTTGATAATTTCCTAGCCCCTTTGAAAGACTTCCTCAGCTGTTTCACTCATTGCAATCTTAAATTATCTTAAAGTATCAGTTTAGTAATAACCAAATGAAATCCACAACGTAAAAGCACCGGAACTTTTAGGATCTAGATGCCACCAACAAAATTGTAAGGCTAGTAAGTACACTGTCTGTTCCGCAAATTAGTTAATCAAAAAGAGAATAAGTACACTGTCTGTTCCGTAAGAACTAACGATCCTTGCTTTCACGATTATGTAATAAGTACGCACAAACACGTGCGAACACATTGTAGAAAATTCCTACTTGGAACGAAAAAAACGAACAAAGCTAATTAATCATCATCGTACTCATAACAGTCCCAGGAATCTAATCTATCTAAATAATGAAAAAACGTACGTTAACAAACGACAAAATTAGCAGTACGTCACAGATCTAGCGTCTCATAAACCAAATTCCTCATACAAACAGAAGCAAACGCATAATCAGAAAACGCAAAAGAGACGACTACTCACATCGGAAGAGTTGCTGATGAGTTCACGGAGAAAGATCTCCTTGTTGCTGTAGAAGGTGTTGATGATGAGACTCAACAGCTGGTTGATCTCCGCCTGGAACGCAAACGTCTCCGTATccgccattctctctctcttctccgggAATCGGGTTTTAGAAATCTAGAAACAAGACGAGGCAGTGACgaattttagggttttgagtgTGGGGAAAGCAAGAGGCGAGATtgtggaagaggaagagggatTATATAGGGAGTTCACTAGGGTTTCTAGATCCTTCTATTTGGCAAATAGTTAAATGAGCTGAGACTGgttctttattctttttctaAGGAGAGTGAGGTATGGGCCCCGTTCAGTGGCCCTCCAGGGCGGTGTAATCGTGTGGTTCGTGTTCGTTCGAAAAGGAAATTCTCGCCGAATGAAAAACTACTAGTACTCCATTACGGCCAATTTGGAACATAAGCCgactccatttttatttttcgtatttttttatttttttttattttgttaattttgcatccaattttgatgaattatatatttttttgtcttattgtgtctttattttaaaatttttgattttcgataataatattttactttttcgatttccatcgttgagatgaaccaataattcaccAAAATTGGATGCAGAATTaacaaatccagcaaaaaaaaaggttggctTATTTGCCAAATTGGCCACAACTAAGGGTATTTTCGCTAACCAATAAGTTATGCACAAGTTATTGTTATCCACAATtgtcaagttgttttcactaaTTAATAAAAGTTGTATATGATATATGGGTGggtgaaacaaaaaaatagagggaaaaaaTGAAGAGGAAGAAATTGTGCGTTAATGTGAATAGCATGATAAAATATACTGTAATAACTTGGAGTCCAAAAATTTTGGTGAAAACGCTCCTATAAAAgtagtgctttttttttttccttattttttgagGAAGATGAAATTACATAGGTAGTTGACTTCATCAGAtctaaaaaaaagtttagttgACTAGGGTCTCTAGACCCTtctatttggaaaattttggcAATTTGTTAATGTGGTGGGACTTGTTGGGTTTATCTATTCGTGGAGTTATAATTGCGTTGGGTCAAGTTAAGGGATAGCAACAAGACGATGTGGGTTTTGTTGCACTCCGAAATCCCAACCAAAAAGTACAACATGGTCTTAACTCCGTCCCAAATCCCAACCATGTAAATCATGGGTGCTCCTGTATCCACCACgccgggggggggggcggggttTACCTACTCGCCCCAGGACAAAATGAGGAAAATTTAATCtatactaaaataataataataattgaagtAGAGGAATTAATCAATTCTTCAATTCGCATCAACTATACGGAGAGGTCTATTTTTGAACGAGTCAATCTTGTCTCATAGTTATTCCACGTACtaaatctttatttttatttgttttggtgCAATTTCATCGATGATAGTAATAAAATTTATAAGACATCAATAAAACCTTGAATTTATATCGACATATGCTCACACGGTTTTCGCATTTTGTTGCTACATGGTAGGGAGGCGCAAAGGAGTCGAATTGAATTTTATGGTGATCAAAGTCTGACTTGTTTAAAATTAAGGCTTAAGCTCAAGTCTAGCCCTGCCATTCAAGCTTGGTTCGAGCATGAGCTGAGCTCATTCGCATGAGCCAGAGATATTACATACGAGCCCTGAGCCCAGCCTATTCGAACGAGTCAAGCTACGGAGCCTAAAATTCAGTTTAAATTTGGCTCATTTACTAGTACTACGTAAAACAAATTGATCCGAACTGTGCCAGGCGGATTGGTTACGTGGGGAGTCAAACGTCTCGTGCAATCAGGAAACTGCCACCCCAAAACCATCTTCTTATCCCTTATCATATCTTCATCggcaaactctctctctctctctctctctctctctctctaacacacACGGTCACACACACTGGGAGCTCTTTCTAGCAAATGGAAGCTCCAACTTTTCAAACCCACATCCAGTTGCCAATTGCCTTCAAATCCACAAGGTGAAAATAAACCAATACCATAAAATTACTATTATTTCCCATTGTTTCGTCGTTGGTACAATTTCCCATTGTTTACGTTAGTTTTGGCCAAATTGACGCTTAATTGTACCTTTGCTTGTTTTTTGCTGATACGCTTGATTTCCAATTCAGTTAcagcaataaaaaataaaaataaaattgcaactttgttttcttggtcctttcaaaataaatgaggCTGTAGCCCTTAATTTACTTTGACGAAAATCTGAAACAATGGGATTGAATTTGGTTCCCAACGATGGGCAGTTGGGTAAGTATATTGATACTCTAtgcatcaaaaaaagaagaagaaggtataTTGATGGAATCAAACATCAATCTGATTTTCGCGAATTGGGTGTTTTTAGCTACTGTAGTTCCCGTTGCCCCGTTGGATGATAAACTGCAAGAATTATGAGGATCTGGCCATGATAAATATTGGACATTTTTAGGTTTCTCATTTCAATCTAATAGCCGAGTaagaaaattaccaaaatacatGTTTTGTCAGATATGTATGGTTATTCCATCAATGCTCCATGATGAAACAATTTTACGTATCATCATACATAGGGAAATTGGGTTGTGACCCCTTTTAGATGCATCAACTGATATAGACGAAGATATAAGGTTAATTTATGGTTGTTGCAATCAGTTTTAGGAAGCTTTATATGAAGGGAATAGTTTTCCATGTATTAATAGTACGCAACAAAGTTTTAACATTGTCATGGACTCAGTTTTATGAACAGCGAACAATCCAAGATTGTTCTCCCAAAAAACTTGGGTGGGAGATTCCCCACCCCGATGATGGAAAGAATGCCAAGAAGGTCGCTTCTGAAGCTTGTCGTCTGCAATCCTATCCTTCTAAATGTTTATCCTGTATTTGGTGAACCAATGCAGGAGATGAAGGAGCCTGAAGTAGTTCGGTAATTGTTTTGTGCCCTCGTGatttgttttcacttttctcCGACGAATGGTGTAAACAATTGTGAACTTTCTTCATCCAGTCCTTATTAGTTTCATTGAATCGCATGTGAAATTCTTGTGTGGACTTTGAAGCATCCAGGACCCAGAAGCTTGCTAGTGGAGTGAGGATACAAGGTAAGATGTTCTAAAGGTTTTACATCTCAAGTAGAGTATTTCCTGTATTTTACTGATGTAGGTGCTTTCCATTTACAATCTATTTCTTTATTCTTTTGGGAAGGGGTAGGGTAGGGGCCTTGTAATGCTCTTGTGCCTTGTTTTATTTCTGCGATGTTCTGCTTATTTGCTTGGGTTGTTTTCCAAGACGTTATTGAAGGGGAAGGGCCCGAGGCTCGTGAAGGAAATCTCGTTGAAGTTAACTACGTATGCCGGCGATCAAATGGGTATTTTGTTCATAGGTAATTTGGGTTCTCCTTTGCATTTTGGAGTTATAGAGATAGAGCCTTCAATCCTGTTGCCCGTATTTCTCATGCTAAACATATTTGTATTTAAACCTAGCTGTTTTATCGACTATCTTCTTAAACTTGAGCAGTATTTTGTTGCAGTACTGTGGATCAGTTCAGCGGAGAAAGCTCTCCTGTTTTACTTGCTCTGAATGAGAAGCAGGTTAGATCCGCTTCATTATTCTTTCCAAAGTCTTGCAGCTCTTGCTTATTGTTGAAATGCAACGAGGGTCTTTTTTGGATGAAGACCTAAAGTCACAATTGGTTGTCTGTATATTGTTTCAAAGTTCTGTTCGTTCATTCTATTCCTTTGATACATGTAAGAGATCAGCATACATGCTTTTTAACCCATTTGATCATTCTTTACATGTTACGTGATTCATCTTGCAATAGTTCCCCTTCACAGATAATAAAGGGCCTGATGGAGGTATTGGTCGGCATGAAGGTTGGAGGTAAATTCAAGAAGCACATCTCTAGAAGATTTATGATTCTTATTGACAAAATGACTTAGAAAAACCTCATTTGTGGGGGTTAAATTTAGATTTCATAACGAAATAGCAAAACCACAGTCACAAGACTCATAACCAAAAGTACCTGCTTTTTCCTATCATTTAAGAATTATCTAATTTCTCAGAACATACTTGGGTTATTGTTTCAGGGAAGAGAAGAGCATTAATACCTCCATCCGCAGGATACATCAATGAGTACTTGCAACCAGTTCCTGAAGAggttttgctatttttttactatttatctCATCACCTTCATTGATAAGTAAGCACTTCGTGTTATTTTGTATAGTTCATGCTATCTTTTGTTCCAAGTGACTGCTATTTTTTGAGCATTTGTCGGCCTCTCTTGTGGGAGGAGCTCCCTCGTGTTCCTGCTTGCATTTTTTCATATTTCTGCTTATCCACTACAACAAAATAAGGAACCAACTGAGCAGGacagaaaaacaaacaattagaaaagaaaaagaccaaGAAACACAGGTCACAGAAGACATAAACCATAGCAGAAAATGAACAGGTGATATGTGGGTAAGTTGCGAGCCTATCACTGTAAAACAAATATCAAGGTGCCTTAGTTACAACAATTTTCCAGCCACATCATTTAAGCAGAAGTTATTTATAGGGATTCTTGAGTAGTAGCAATTTTCAGATGTGAAAAAACCA
The sequence above is drawn from the Rhododendron vialii isolate Sample 1 chromosome 6a, ASM3025357v1 genome and encodes:
- the LOC131329757 gene encoding peptidyl-prolyl cis-trans isomerase FKBP16-1, chloroplastic-like isoform X3 yields the protein MEAPTFQTHIQLPIAFKSTRTQKLASGVRIQDVIEGEGPEAREGNLVEVNYVCRRSNGYFVHSTVDQFSGESSPVLLALNEKQIIKGLMEVLVGMKVGGKRRALIPPSAGYINEYLQPVPEEFGPRRSLLSHANEPLVFEVQLLKVLFIFFKKEMLEF
- the LOC131329757 gene encoding peptidyl-prolyl cis-trans isomerase FKBP16-1, chloroplastic-like isoform X1, translated to MEAPTFQTHIQLPIAFKSTSFMNSEQSKIVLPKNLGGRFPTPMMERMPRRSLLKLVVCNPILLNVYPVFGEPMQEMKEPEVVRTQKLASGVRIQDVIEGEGPEAREGNLVEVNYVCRRSNGYFVHSTVDQFSGESSPVLLALNEKQIIKGLMEVLVGMKVGGKRRALIPPSAGYINEYLQPVPEEFGPRRSLLSHANEPLVFEVQLLKVLFIFFKKEMLEF
- the LOC131329757 gene encoding peptidyl-prolyl cis-trans isomerase FKBP16-1, chloroplastic-like isoform X2 gives rise to the protein MEAPTFQTHIQLPIAFKSTSFMNSEQSKIVLPKNLGGRFPTPMMERMPRRSLLKLVVCNPILLNVYPVFGEPMQEMKEPEVVRTQKLASGVRIQDVIEGEGPEAREGNLVEVNYVCRRSNGYFVHSTVDQFSGESSPVLLALNEKQFPFTDNKGPDGGIGRHEGWREEKSINTSIRRIHQ